Genomic window (Rosa chinensis cultivar Old Blush chromosome 6, RchiOBHm-V2, whole genome shotgun sequence):
gagccccgcgcgccgccactgtgggtggcgcgtggaggcgtgtagggcagtgttttaattccagcttttagcccattaaatcctataaattgcgtagagcttgtatgtgaagtttggtaatttttggagaagcttggaattaattgtgaattttgaagtttagggtttcgattatcgaattacgagaatccgaccatcggatatctttcggttctgccttggaacctttaaattaacgaattggtattagtggtataatttgggctaaatccgaggagaattgggaggtgaaattatgaggaattgattttaggaaccgtattaaattattgaagaattattcacggaatataattgtatacaggacgacgtaccgagctattgctcgatgaaggaactcgaatgcgtgatcgtcggaatagtactgtgagtggacttttgttttaaatagcgatgcatgcatttattttcttaaataatgctctagtgattattcatattactttttgaggaaatgaattaattttcggaaattgatttcgaattatatcatggatttgctttcaataatgagtttcaaaggttggttttgatttataatattatttgatgaattccttatttccgaggtaaatttctggaattaagcatatccctaatcaccgagttaagctcctggaagatttttaagatgagtttcaatggagttggatattctcaattttttattgactttcaattttggaatcgggaatgcctaattaaggattttggatttggttggcttcttggagattttgagagatttttggaaatgggatttacctaaactaatttccggttttggttacggatttgagattATCTGGGCGTGTccgtcgatttattcctatttctcacttatccattttgagattgaaagtaatcttggcgtgcggggtcacgtcgttgaatacatggtttctatctcgtgagaaatgtgggaaagctacatggatttactggttttcgatgatttttcctcaccatacgcgggttatgttattaggtctcctcctcactgactttgtgttggtgagtggcagttgaggtagcttgttctcctcctcacctactttgtgttggtgagtggcagtagaggtgatttattctcctcctcgcacaatctatgtgtgagtggaagttgaggttattagttctcctcctcgcacaatctatgtgtgagtggcagttgagggtaggtagagcctggaggCTCCATTGCCcgtctcttccccatatcctatcatttctcgactagcggggcctagtttgatttccgtgtaaccagcggggctggtcttatcctgttgagtatcggagtttcgatctttcctctcggTCTAGtcagtttttcttgagcggagcttctcgtgatttgttttctaaatcgttaCATGCATCGagggtttttaaggaaataaatgtgggaaagtataaaatccacttggttttaaaattgtttattttgtccactcacgctaacgtattttatgtactttcccctgggcccttcggtttcaaatgcccagtttgcaggcgaattggttgaggtcgggcgtacacggagttgaggcatagtcaacagcatggcttccgcatctgttGTTGAATTAGGctttcctcttatacctttctgttagaattgctctgatttcctatgagatttatgctattcgagttgagatgagtgttttgtgaattggagactgatgttgatttggggagcagggtggctccaggagcataaggatgaattgattgaggagtgtaaatgttttctacaggtttgggtagcccattttaggggaagttccgccaaatttttggtagaatttcttctaaggtgggcccgcagggtcacttcggatttcaaggtgaaatccggggcgggtcctgtcacaaaTAGTACCCAACCTATGACCGACTCTGAATTTCTatacccaaattttcaaaaactatcacaatggtacccaggtTATCTAGCCCGACCCAACATATGTACCTGCGTCCCACGCTTGTGCAGCCCACCCAGCGCCCCGCGCCTGCGCAGCCCACCCGTGCCCAAGATGATgggagagttgggaggaagaagaaaatgaagagagtttgaggaagaagaagaaatctggtgaaaggacgagaatacccctcaaagtttgacagttgactaactccgtaacggccaacagtgttctaggtactaaagttgggtcggggtccgaacttcaggtaccaaagtgatagttttggaaacttgggtacagaaattcggagtcgaccatagtttgggtactgtttgtattttttaccCTAATTTTATTACACTGCGAAATGTTTTTGTTACAACTTGTCTgattagcattttttttttttttttttcaattggggGGGTGAGGTAGTAGGACATATCGGTTACGTTAGCAAGCTAGTAACACACTAGCTAATTCAGACTGAGGTTTACGAGGATATGAGGGTATCCCAACAAAGATGAACTAATCCCACACTGCAGAGGCGCAAATCCGAAAGCCCCTCAAACCTATTGATCGCTAACTGGTGAGAGTTGACAGTCGAATGCTTGAGATCTAGTTTGCAAATTATCAATtgaattttcaagcttttcGGTTAGAGATCGAAACTAAGTTCTTATTTTTAGGTGTTGAGACTTCAAGCGTTTACCTTCTACTACTGTATACCACGAACCATATCCGATTGGCAAAAGAGATGATAACTTGAATGTAACTTCCTCTTCCTTATTGATTTTGTCTCGGACTTCTCTCTCCGATTCCAAACCATATGGGTTAAAATGCCCACTTCCAAAAACTTGTATGAAACTAGTCTGCATTGGTTAATTTTATTGTATTGGCGAGTCATTGTTATGCAGTAAGAAAAATGGTGCAGTGAATACTGAATATCGTTGTTTATTAAGAACACAATGACACGCTGAAAAAGACGATTAACTACATTGCACAAGAAAATTACAGCTTTTTGCTATCTCTATTTAAATCTGAATCCCTAATCCATAAGCACCATGTAGTAACATTAATAATTACAAAAATGGCAACAGTCAGTAAGTCACAATGAATGAAGCcaaaccaaagaagaaaaaagaaaaaataatgaaGGCTCTGTTACACAAACATTCTTATGTTGTAAACTTCCTAATTAGGCTATATTATGTCAGCTAGACTGCTCAGCGCTAGGAAGGCCGGTGGATTGATGGTTTGACTTCTGGGGTACACCAGCCGCCTGCTTGAATGACTTTTGTCTTTCCTCACCTTGTTGGGAAGGTAATTTTTCTGGCCGTATCCGAGTTTCATCCAACTCTTGATCTGGCTTCCTCTTCACCTTTTTCTTTACCAATGCACCATCTGCGACCCTCGTGTCATCAGGGGAATTACTTGCACTTCCCTTGAGCTTCTCTTGTTTAAGCCTGTCAAAGCTAGGACCGTTTATTGGACTGGGTATCCTCACAGCTGCTGTTGTACCTGATACAGTCTTGTTCCCTGAACCATGACTGCTAGGTTcagttgccactctctctcgtATATACTGTTGCTGGGGAATTGAACTTGCGTCAACTCTAACAGACTCCTCTAATTTTGGAGTCAACATCTTTTTCCTCCTCATTTTCTCCTGATCCTGAAGAAAAGTTTGAGAAAGAAATTGTCCACATATCAATCAACATAACTACTTTCAGAGCATTAGATGATACCCACAATGAGAGAGGAGTGGGaacaagaaaaatagaaacagtAGAGGTAAATGTCCACACAAAAGTTACATTCCTTCCTGTACCCATATATCCAGCAATGAATGTGCTGATCTAATATTTGTTCATCTCATATCTAGACCAAATGATTATATGAACAACTTCATCCAAGCAAAAATTGGAGACGtcaaaaattacaattaaatGCATGAAAATAACTGGGGGTTTTGGATTCAGGATCTAAGCTTTACATACTTTATTTTGGCTGTATCGCTCCCTCCGTCTATCTTTTGCCCGACAAATTGCACTTTTGATGCCATGATTGTCCATGAAACCACTAGGCCACAATCCCGCTAGCTGTTTCACATAAGATTAACATCAGGAAAGCTTCAAGAGCATTACCAAACAGTGAGTAACAAATATTACATTACAAAATGACAGGCCTAACAAAGACCAACCAGATAGGTCATAGAATTTTATATTTAAGGGAGTGAAAAAGCAAAATCTGAACTGCAAACCCTAAAACAAGGAAAAACACCCTGAAAGATACCTCAGCATAGAGCTTTCTTATTTGTGGACCTATATCTTCATCCAGCCCCTAGAACAAGAAATAAGGTGCACAGAATTAAAACAAgccaaaaagaagaaacaaaacttTCACGAACGGAAATTGTGAGTTTGAATCAGTACATCAACATAAAGGTCATAGAGGTCACAAATCTTGTCCTCTAATACAGGATCCATGCTCAACTTTCTTTTAGAGACTTCTTTTGCTCCAGAGGCTATTTCTTGAAAATCATCGGAGGCTCCAGTTTGTTCCAATGCCTGAGAAGATAATCATTCATTTTACATTTGTCTCACATGCAGAAGTTATTCTAATATTGGATTTCAGAATTATCAGAAGGGAACGAATAAAAGTAAAGAAACATATTATAGCAGAGGACCAAATATTACTGCAAAGGCAGTAGGATGTACTGATCAACAAACAAAGGACAGGATTTCCGGAAAGTTTCACAATTCTAATTGCAGCAAAGATATGGTAAAAATGAAGTGTGAGTAAATAGAGTAGAAGGAAGTAACAAAGACAAGTGGCAACTAGCAAGAGAAAAAAAGCTGGGTGATACAGACTGACCAAGAACTGTACAAAATTGATGCCTGAGCCCCAGAAAACAGAATGACCTTTGAATGACAAAGTCAATGCTCGATGTAGATGGAAGACGGCAGTAGAGAGCTGTGAATGTAGTATAATTTTATGTAGTTTCATCTTTGGTTTCAGTTATTTAAAGCTTTTACTGTGTTTCTTAGTTAAGGTTTAGTGTAGTCTTTTCCTAAGGTATAAGGTTTCTTATGCTGGAGGGTTTCCTCTCTGTATATATAATATCTCTCTGGCCTCTGCCATGATTAAGCAAGCCACCACTTTCTTCTCTCTTAGCTTTTGGTTTGCCATAatctaacatggtatcagagctctcaAAGGAAAGCAAACTGAATTTTCCATGAAGGCAAAGGGAACACTAGATCAGACAAATGTCCAGAGCCAAAAACACATTGGCCTTAGAGCTCAAGGAGAAATGTGATATGCAATAGAATAAAAAGGATACCATATCATGACTTCATATAATCCAGATAACATTATATAACTTGAATAATAGTCTACATACGATTATTCCAGTTCCATCAATCATTGAGCACCATTCACCCCACCAAAAAGGCATCACAAACCAAACACAACCAGCAAGGCTGTGCTACACATACCTTAGACTCCAAAGAGGATACATTTATCTTAACCATATCTATAACTTCCTTCTTGATCTGTTGAAACCTgtcatctttctcctttttggCTGATAGACCCATACTAATCATAACCTTTAAATTTCTCtgcagcaaaagaaaaaagcacATATAATGGCATCTTAGACAGAAacaagaagtctagatacataaCAACCAGACATAAAAACTATTGTATAACCATATCATGAATGGCTTTACTATGTGTGTCATATCTCTGTCATTGTAACACGAAGATTTGTTTCTCCCTACAGAACATACCTAAGAATATCCTCTAAATAAGAAGAGATACATCCACCACCTAAAGGGTCGATCTAATATTATTAATGTCTAAGTAAACAATACTTGGAATTGAACTCAGAATCCCAAGTCTTCTTGCAAATTTATGGTTACAAATATGACCCCATAGCAGTATCTAAATGACCCAGGAGCTCTTAGGCTGGCTTCCTAAATATAACCAAAGTGAAGGCCAATATGGATGCTCCATATTTGTCAAATTGCAGTACCAGTTCCAGACCAATAAGCATATTTAAGTCGTATATAATTAACACTGTAAAAAATTAATCAATTCAGAGAGTCCAAGCTTTTTCATTAAGAAGCgaacacaaaaaaaataaatagtgtGATACCTTTAACGTCCTGAGCTGTATTAAGTGGCCAAGAATACTCATAAGCCGGTTAAGTAACTCTTTTGATATTTTTCCATGGCTAGCCTGCTGCAAAAAAGAGAGTATGTGCTGAAACTTGTGAGTACAAAGCTGTAATAAATCACAGCAGCAAGAGTTCTAATCAAAATAGCTACTGAACGTACCGCTAGTCTAGCAACTTTAGCAAGCTTCATCTTTATTTCTCTAGGCAATCTCCTTTTAATTGCTTGGGATGAATTATCTCCCTCTGCATTCTCCATAGCAGGTGGCCTTGCTGAGATTGTCATTGTACACAGAATACAAAATTATTAGCAAGTAGCTTCCTTAAATCAGTATCTATAGTCTGAAGAAGCAACTGAAACAAATGCAAAATTATCACTTGAGACAAAAAATAGGATGGAAAATCAAAGGAATATTTCTTACATTCTGCAACCATCCGCTCCAACTCCCTAATAGCCTTTTCAAGCATCGAACCCTTGGGCCTTACACTAGAACCCTCCTTTCGATGCAAATGTGAAGTTTTCTGCGCAATGCCAATTTTCACAATTGAAATTACCCTCGCTGAGAAAAGTACAAGAAGGGAATATGCACATGCATCAAAGGAACAAAGTTGGGCTGCTTCAATCTTATCACACCTATTGTTTACTTGGCCCACACAGCACATTACTTAAAGAGAAACAATCACATTGACAAATAGATATATATCAAAAGTACTCACTGTAGTTGGAACAGAGTACTTCCCGTCCGAGAGGTTAAGGTCAGGCAGTTGACGGATCCCATTTTTCACTTTCGCCCGAACTGATGATTCCAGCTCATCAGCGTTGCCAGATAGTCTACCCGACTGGGTTTTAGTTTGCGAATAAGCATTTTTATCATGATACTTATGATACGATGCATCAGAGGACCCACCGGCATCTTTAAATCTATTACTCGAGTCCTTAGGAAGCAGGATTCCTGACTTAGACTTATCAATATCCTTCACCTCTGCTTGCAGTGCAGAAGCATCTCCATCCAATGCTTTCAAAGGAGAAGGATTCATAACTGTTTTAGAATCAGCAGACTTTTTAGTGGATGAATAACCGGAAGAATTCAATGGATTCTGAAATTTCACATCTTCACGGTGTTCCGTGGTTACAGCAACAGTAGTGAGAGCAGATGAGTTCTTTGCAAGTCCCGATGTAATCTTTGCTGCGGCTGTCTTACCTAACTTTGCTTGTTTATTTGGCACGTGACTGTCATCAGTTTCACCGGGGCTCTTTgcctcttttcttctccttttctttggTTGCTGGTTAGGTAATGCAGCAGTTGTGTTTCTAGGGACAGGGAAGAAAACATCAGAACTTAATCAGATAAAATTCTACAATATCAAAAacaatatatcagaaaattataTACAGAATGAGAAAAAAAGACTAAGGAAACCTACATCCGTTCTAGTTGGCCCCTGTTAACAAAGAATCCGTCATGTTTTATAGCTGAATTATCAACTTCAAAATATTCATCCTGCATAACACATAGTGAAGGAACAATAGAAACATATTAGCACAGTTGCCAGGCCACTATATACATGAAAAATCAATAGATAGAGATACCCACCAACTCAGCATCATCAATAAAAGAGTCCTCAGTATCATACTGATCGTCATCAGGAATATTTTGATCTTCATCGTCGCTACTATCTTTACCCTGTATTCATAATGATTATATAACACCAAGTTACACAAAAGCCGATGAAACTAAGAGCCAAATAAGCAGCATTACTAATGCTAGAATTAAAATACCATATATAGGCGCTCAATCTTCTCAATCACAGCACTAAAACGATTCGGCGCAGCTTCATCTTTCccttcctctccctctccctctccctctccagAAGGTTGTACCTAGAAAATGTGATGCTcaattaataaaaaaagataaaactaTCATCACAGTGCATTGTATAAACAGTTGACCTTATCGAAGAATTGCCATCTTAAGACTAAAAATGCAGATCATGCACCAAATCTGATATATAGCCATGACATGAACTTGATTCCCTCAATATACGAACACATTTTAGATGAAAATCCTAATTTAACAAACGCATTCCCAACTTAGAATAACTCATAGTCTGAAGACAAGCCATAAGCTACACCAGCAAAGTCCATAACTAGACAGAGCAAGCCATTAACAAGTTCACCATaagaccccaaaaaaaaaaaaaaaaaaaaaacacaaactcaGCAATTTAATTACAATGAATAATGTACGGAATCACCAAACTTTTCGAATGCAAGGGTCTCACCGGAGCTATACGAGACTCGAGGTTAGGGTGAGCGTTGGGGGAGGGTCAGGGGCAGTGGCAGTGGCAGTGGGCGGAGGCAGGCCATTGACCTTGTTAGTGTCCCTGACGAGCTTCTTCCAGGAGACTATGGTGGTCTCGCCGGGTCGGAGCTCCACCGTGAACATTTGCCGGTCGCCGGCTTTGAGAAACGAGGTGGAGGGCCTCGAGGATTCGGGGCCGGCCTTCTGGTCGTCCATTGGCGAAGAGTCGGAGAATTCTAGGGTATAATCGGGATCGGAGATTGGAGAATTAAGATTGGGGGAGAGGGCATTTGGGGGACCACGTAAGCCCTAATTAGAtgaacttctctctctctagattagagaaagtgagagagagagaggggggggatTTAAGATAGGGGAATTCGATTGGGCGGGATAGCAGGGGGAATCTTTTTGTGGAAGTCTTTTAACTGAAAAATTTTGAGACGCTCTGTGTGCTTTGAAACTTTTCGTCTTCCTTCTTTGTTTtcccgataaaaaaaaaacgaacTCAGAGGGAAGAGGATCGGCCGGGTTTGTTCTGGCCCGAGTCCGGGCCCGACTTGGCTCTAGGTTAAAGCTTCCTTTGGAATTTAACACATACCTTTGCTTCAAAGTGGATCATAGGTGTAGACTAGATAATGTTGCAACAAGAGCGTGGAATTGAGACTCCTAAAGATAATGTCACGTTTTAATGTCTAGTCATTCTGTATTAGTTTATTTGAAGTACATTTGtattttgtctaatttttaAGTGTCCTGATTTCCAATAGTCATTTGGCATCTAAGAATTATATGGACCATATTTTAAGTTGCAATTCAGTGTGCCATTTAGCCACTGACGTTGAAATTCTCATCAacaatccttcttcttctcctcctcctaccATCTCTTCAACACCTCTCAACTCTTTATGATCGATTGATCCACGTTTTGTTGACATAAATATGTCTGATATAGCAACCCACTATAACATAAACTGTAGTTTACGAGAATAAATTTCACTTCTAATTCAATTTACGCTGAATTTTTTCATCCATAATCAACTTGCGACGTgattttcaaattcaaatctcCGTGATCACTGAGGTAAAAAAAATAAGTTTTAAATTCAGTCAActcataaaaattaataatcTCAACGCTTTGAATTTTATTCCAAAAATAATTCagtaatttttaatatttttacgTTTATAATGGATATGGCGCGCTGACAAGTGTTGAGCTCACTCCTTCAGTCCTCATTTGCTCTCATCCAAAAAACAGACCCCGAAGCGCCATGAGAGCCACcgctttcttcctctctccgccgccgccgccgccgccgccgccattCTTCACCCACAAACCTCTCTTCACACCCACCACACCTCTCCTCCTCCACTCTTCCCACCCCCTCCCTTTCCGCTCCCTCAAACCCAAACCCGCCCTCAACCGCCCCTCCTTCCTCGTCCGCGCCGACGACGGCGACGCCGACGGAGGCGGCCCCGACGACTACGACATGGACGTTGAGGAGCTGGAGGAGGTCGACAACAAGAAGGACTTCGACATCGAGTACGACCCCCTCGCCGGCGCCTCCGCCGCAGTCGACGCCGCCAACGGTGATGTCGACATCGCCATGGTGCCGAGCAAGAGCTTCGTGTTCACGCAGGGCTGGGACTCCGAGATGGTGGTGGATTATCGGATCAACGAGGACGAGTTTCACAAGATTAGTTTGCTCGATTGCGATTTCTTTATACGGAAACCGCCGGGCCCCGATAACGACGTCTTCGATTTCAGAGAGGTCTGcattttaattttcatattcaaattttgacggaaaaaatttcttaaattttCAAGTTTATGATcgatatattttttgtttgaatgTAGATGTATGTTACTCCTCCGGATACAGATGTTTATGCCATTCCTAGGGTTTTAGCTCCAATGCCTGACAAGGTACTACtctaaaatttataatttaaatCAAATTATTAAGATTTAGGGtcaatttagtatggttcattACTGCATTAGTGATGCTTAATTTGTTTATTCTTTGGTTGCTGCACATGTCAGTACATTCGATGCGCCCAGAGTGAATTTAGCTGCTACAATGTGACGGAACCGCCCATTGATGCTCCTAGAGACCCATTGTACAAGACCGAGAGGGACGTTTTTAAGGTATGAGTGACCTGTGTGTGTTTGGTACTGTTTTGTACAGCTATCAATGGGAAGGATTGATGCAACTGCATTTTGATTCCGTGAGAATTGTTCTGGATGTAGAATTTAAAGCAGACACAGTTGGTCTTTTTCAAGATTGATAATTTTGAGTGTCCAAGTGGATTGgtgttcttatttttcttctttctttgtaaATGGGTGTCTTTTTCCAGCAATTGCATCACTCACTAGGCTGCTTTTCTGTTTCAGGTTTATTTGACAAAGCACTACAGGAACCGGCGCTTGGGAGACCCTGATTTTGTACTGGATTTTGAAGAGATTTACGTGATTGATTCCAAGACAAAGTCTATTAGCAGAGTAAAAGTCCTGGTGAGAGCTCTATGTTTTATGTTTTgctttcaaaattgaaatttgacAGGTTATATCCTAAATCATGCCCTTCTAAATTTAATACTTTTAGGGAGCCTTATCAGCTTAGATGAAAGTCATGAGACATAGTTTTTGGGACGGTGAGTTTGTGAAAAAACATAACAGCATTGCCTATGATGCTTGTGTGAGTTAAGAGTCGACCTTCTTGTTGGGGATTTTCGTTTAGATCAGTACAAGTTGGTATATTGTGAAAACGTGGATATTTTAGGTCCATACTTAATCACCCTGTGTCTTCAGATTGACTACACCGAGTGGGTTTATAGTCAAGGtcaaaaaaataattatgtAAATAGCTATTACTGTGTAATAGTTGCCACTACACTCTGTGTTGTACGATTCAGTAAGAATATCATCTTAGAATCTGATTTCAAGAATGGTGATTCGTACACTTCATGTAGTGTTCATTACTTTGTTCTATTTGCCTTATGGAATTACTTCATGTAACTATGTTCAATTAAAACTTCATAGTTGCCAACTTGCCATGCGACTATTCTTCCCTATATTTTGACCAACCGGTAAGGAAAACTTCCAATTAGGCAATGGAGAATTGTGGCAGGATATTTTTTTACTTGGTTAACACTTGGATGTCGTTATAAGTTAGAATTGCACTGAATACCATTAGAAGTATTACACCGATGGTTAAAGATATATGTCTACTCAGAAGTTAGCCTTCTTATGCTGGATGAATGGTTGTTATGGCTTCTATAGGTCAGTGTTCCGGGGGGAAGAACCAGAGATAGAAGACATGATCTGCTTGTAATACGTGACAATGGCAACTCCTTCAGAATAGTTCATGCGGTAACCCACTCTGATCCAACTCTATTTCTTTAAATAAACTTCATTTATGGATTATCTGATTCGCCGTTTTGTATCCTTTCAGAGTGAAAAAGATGATCCCACCACAGTGATAGAGAGGGAAGAGTGGAATAAGACCAGAAAGGACATGGAGAGACATCTTAGCAAGCTACGAGATTTCCCCGTTTCAAATTGGTTCTAGTTAATCTAGTTAATCGGCCGAGTTTAAAGATTAGAACGTGAAGATTACAgaatctgcaaatctagtgaTGTTGAGATTGGTTAAGCTCAATATCAAATTGTCCTTGTGGCTGATATGTTGGGAAGCACTTGATGTGCTTACATTCTTGTAAAGTATGTAGAATTAATCAGCTGGCTCTGAAATCCAAGTTCCTTTGTGCTGAGTTTTGGTAAGCAATTTTATTCAATTTGCCAGATGTGTGTTAAATCAGACAAAAACCTAAAGACATGGTTAAATGAACTCTCCTGATTAGTGACTAGCTTAATGGAGAAGAGAACCATTGCAGCAAGGATG
Coding sequences:
- the LOC112171659 gene encoding PLASTID TRANSCRIPTIONALLY ACTIVE protein 6, chloroplastic is translated as MRATAFFLSPPPPPPPPPFFTHKPLFTPTTPLLLHSSHPLPFRSLKPKPALNRPSFLVRADDGDADGGGPDDYDMDVEELEEVDNKKDFDIEYDPLAGASAAVDAANGDVDIAMVPSKSFVFTQGWDSEMVVDYRINEDEFHKISLLDCDFFIRKPPGPDNDVFDFREMYVTPPDTDVYAIPRVLAPMPDKYIRCAQSEFSCYNVTEPPIDAPRDPLYKTERDVFKVYLTKHYRNRRLGDPDFVLDFEEIYVIDSKTKSISRVKVLVSVPGGRTRDRRHDLLVIRDNGNSFRIVHASEKDDPTTVIEREEWNKTRKDMERHLSKLRDFPVSNWF
- the LOC112169947 gene encoding LOW QUALITY PROTEIN: ubinuclein-1-like (The sequence of the model RefSeq protein was modified relative to this genomic sequence to represent the inferred CDS: inserted 1 base in 1 codon) — translated: MDDQKAGPESSRPSTSFLKAGDRQMFTVELRPGETTIVSWKKLVRDTNKVNGLPPPTATATAPDPPPXAHPNLESRIAPVQPSGEGEGEGEEGKDEAAPNRFSAVIEKIERLYMGKDSSDDEDQNIPDDDQYDTEDSFIDDAELDEYFEVDNSAIKHDGFFVNRGQLERINTTAALPNQQPKKRRRKEAKSPGETDDSHVPNKQAKLVMNPSPLKALDGDASALQAEVKDIDKSKSGILLPKDSSNRFKDAGGSSDASYHKYHDKNAYSQTKTQSGRLSGNADELESSVRAKVKNGIRQLPDLNLSDGKYSVPTTKTSHLHRKEGSSVRPKGSMLEKAIRELERMVAESRPPAMENAEGDNSSQAIKRRLPREIKMKLAKVARLAQASHGKISKELLNRLMSILGHLIQLRTLKRNLKVMISMGLSAKKEKDDRFQQIKKEVIDMVKINVSSLESKALEQTGASDDFQEIASGAKEVSKRKLSMDPVLEDKICDLYDLYVDGLDEDIGPQIRKLYAELAGLWPSGFMDNHGIKSAICRAKDRRRERYSQNKDQEKMRRKKMLTPKLEESVRVDASSIPQQQYIRERVATEPSSHGSGNKTVSGTTAAVRIPSPINGPSFDRLKQEKLKGSASNSPDDTRVADGALVKKKVKRKPDQELDETRIRPEKLPSQQGEERQKSFKQAAGVPQKSNHQSTGLPSAEQSS